TAAATTTGTAACAATGCAGCCTTTTTGTTGTTTAAATAGTGTAATAATTATCACATCGATGTGATGCTAAATGGTTTATTATAAGGTGCTTGGAAAGATAAAAAAAGTAGCATAATAAGTTCGGCTTTTTATATATGAACCGTTAAAAAACTGATGAATCAGTTTTTTAACGGTTTTATTTTGTACTGATAGAAACGAACTAATAGAGATTTTTTCTATACTATTTTTAATTTATACCAATGAATTGTGATTCCCATTTTTTACTTTTTATTTAAAATCCTGTGATGGGCAAAACATCAAAAAAAGCACTATTAGTATCATTTTAGGTATAATGAAGGTTAATGAATTTAGGTTATTTTGTATGTTTCTAATATATATTTTAATTAAAGAAACGAATTAGTTAAATACCTTAAATTATAATAATGAATAACTGTCTGCTTTTATTCTTGGTATATAGCCATAGATATAATAAAATAATCTTTCCAACTTTTTGTATTGAAAAGCTAGTAAAATATCATATAAGAAATATACCTCTATACTAGTTTTAGCTTCTTTCTGTAGTGTGAACCTATTCAATAAGATAAAAAATAATTAAACTAATAATTTTAATACATGGGAATAACAATGAAAAAATGGATCGTTTTTTTTACTTGTTTATTATTTCTGCTTACTTCGTGTGAAACAGAGATGGATAAGTATTACGAACTTCCTGCTTGGTTGAAAGGAAATTCATGGGAAGTACTTGAATCCAAAGGAAATTACTCGATTTTCTTAAAAGGCGTTGAAAAGACATCTTATAAAGATCTTGTTCAAGGAAAAGGGCAAATTACAGTAATGGCACCTACTGATGATGCATTTAAAGCCTTTTTTGCTAAAAGAAAAATCAATTCACTAGATGATTTATCTGCTACAGAGTTAGATAAGCTTATTGCTTATCACTTAGTTTATTATTCATTTACGAAAGATCGATTTGAAAATTATAATCCAGAGGGGATAGATGCCGAAGCACAAGCCACCGCTCCGGGTCTATATTATAAATTCAGAACGAAGAGCCGTGACGCAATTACTGTAGAAACTGATTCTACCGATAATTTAAGAGTTAAAAAGGTTATGCATAAAGAACGTTTTCTTCCAGTTTTTTCTCATAACTTGTTTAATTCGAAACACATTGATGCTAAGTCTAATTATGAATATTTTTATCCCACATCTACATGGAGTGGTGATAATGGATTTAATGTATCTAACGCAACGGTTACCGAATATGGTATTGTTACCGATAATGGTTATGTATATACATTAAATCAAGTAATAGAACCACTTGAAACTATTTATAATAAATTGTCTAGTTCTAATGATTATAGCTCATTTAAGAGTATTTATGATAAGTTTATTGATTATAAATATGACGCATCCTCTACAACTTCTTATGGTAAAGGGGATTCGTTATTTTTGCATTATCATACTTCTCTTCCGGCTATAGCCTCTGAATGGACAAATGATTTGTCTTCATCTGTTGCTGATTATGCTCAGTTGTCTAACTTATCAAAAAGGGCGATGAATATATTTGCACCCAATAACACCTCTTTAGATGCATTTTATGATAAATACTGGAGACCTTATTATGGCAATAAAGGACTTAAAAAGGTGAATTTTATACCGCTATTGGCTTTATTGAGCAATCATGTGAATAACGGTGAAATTTTATTTCCTGAAACAATTGAGACTGGTAAAACTATTACCTCATGGGGTACTCCAATTGTGTTTGATACAAAAGCTGCGAAACTGAAACAAATGTGTGTGAATGGTTCTCTTTATGGATTGGAACATGTTATAATTCCACCAATGTTTGAAAAGGTGACTTCTCCAATGTATTGTAATCCTGATTATAATATGTTCCTTGATATGTCTCAATCTTATGTTGATATCTTATTGAGTGATCAGAATCAATTCAAAGTCTTTTATCCAACTGATGATATGCTCTTAAGTCACACTACACTTGGTGGGGCATCAATTGGCTAT
This genomic interval from uncultured Bacteroides sp. contains the following:
- a CDS encoding fasciclin domain-containing protein; the protein is MGITMKKWIVFFTCLLFLLTSCETEMDKYYELPAWLKGNSWEVLESKGNYSIFLKGVEKTSYKDLVQGKGQITVMAPTDDAFKAFFAKRKINSLDDLSATELDKLIAYHLVYYSFTKDRFENYNPEGIDAEAQATAPGLYYKFRTKSRDAITVETDSTDNLRVKKVMHKERFLPVFSHNLFNSKHIDAKSNYEYFYPTSTWSGDNGFNVSNATVTEYGIVTDNGYVYTLNQVIEPLETIYNKLSSSNDYSSFKSIYDKFIDYKYDASSTTSYGKGDSLFLHYHTSLPAIASEWTNDLSSSVADYAQLSNLSKRAMNIFAPNNTSLDAFYDKYWRPYYGNKGLKKVNFIPLLALLSNHVNNGEILFPETIETGKTITSWGTPIVFDTKAAKLKQMCVNGSLYGLEHVIIPPMFEKVTSPMYCNPDYNMFLDMSQSYVDILLSDQNQFKVFYPTDDMLLSHTTLGGASIGYVNTNSNKYGAQEIQISGMNGMETMKSTQKKILSGNHIVIKTMSSRDDEAVYRTISSYNYIYTKGDKVYSSASYNSGAAVPTFRKINSWSNGTAYALEGDASALVPESSQFKDVVTSAVACPADFSAFNKLTTTSGLAKTIPSFNFLQGNRFMALIPIQKVVDSNSGKIPWASATKLADYLKYYFVDVNASGLLDYPFPGAGVKGELTTFKKLSNGNMAKLTLIDTGSGLQIKDAKGNVVNVISYFPRIYSDGVAYLIDGLLDVE